A genomic segment from Corylus avellana chromosome ca5, CavTom2PMs-1.0 encodes:
- the LOC132181920 gene encoding uncharacterized protein LOC132181920: MKIDALTRKFDALTVSQSINAANAFNVDSCSICASHLHLAQNYPSLPAFVECTMEQVNAFNDYRKQSSGPYLETYNLGWRNHPNFSWKQNQLMNQERAPLHAQNQYPQGFLPLVPNHSRSAHPTPPSAFQAPNQVSASSSQSSLEDTLKEFMKLTGQSISEVRNASMVNTQAIAKMKSQIGQIANHLGEREKGKFPSQPVLNPKGQFMVGNSSNPAHGQEHVQAIVTLRSGRQVDNKVVQQEVNPVVSEGQESPNSEGRDVEPSRVTPIVEDPPRKFIPKALYPERLQAPKKGGKFEDILEVFKQVQINIPFLDAIQQVSSYAKFLKDLITVKRRTNVSKKVFLTEQVSSILQCRAPIKNKDPESPTISCMIGDNRMEKALLDLGASVNFLPYSVYLQLGLGELKPTSVKLQLAD; encoded by the coding sequence ATGAAGATAGATGCTCTCACCAGAAAGTTCGACGCACTCACAGTGAGCCAGTCCATTAATGCAGCCAATGCATTCAATGTTGATAGTTGTTCCATCTGTGCTAGTCATTTGCACTTAGCACAGAACTATCCGTCTTTACCGGCTTTTGTCGAGTGCAcgatggaacaagtgaacgcttTCAATGATTATAGGAAGCAATCAAGTGGACCATATTTGGAAACCTATAATCTGGGGTGGAggaaccaccccaatttctcatggaagcaaaACCAATTGATGAATCAGGAAAGAGCTCCTCTTCATGCTCAAAATCAATACCCTCAAGGATTTCTTCCACTGGTTCCGAATCATAGTCGCTCGGCTCATCCAACGCCACCTTCGGCATTCCAAGCTCCCAATCAAGTGTCAGCATCCTCTTCACAGTCATCTCTGGAAGATACTCTCAAGGAATTCATGAAGCTCACCGGTCAATCCATAAGTGAAGTAAGGAATGCTAGCATGGtaaacacccaagcaattgctaAGATGAAGAGTCAAATCGGACAAATAGCAAATCACTTgggtgaaagagagaagggaaagttCCCAAGTCAGCCCGTGCTCAACCCTAAGGGACAATTTATGGTTGGAAACTCTTCAAATCCTGCGCATGGGCAGGAACATGTGCAAGCAATTGTCACACTTaggtcagggagacaagtggacaataaAGTGGTTCAACAAGAAGTGAACCCTGTTGTGTCGGAAGGGCAAGAAAGTCCCAACAGTGAGGGAAGAGATGTTGAGCCTTCAAGAGTCACACCCATTGTTGAGGATCCCCCAAGGAAGTTTATTCCTAAAGCGCTTTACCCTGAAAGATTGCAAGCGCCTAAGAAAGGAGGGAAATTTGAGGACATTTTGGAGGTGTTCAAGCAAGTCCAAATTAATATTCCGTTTTTGGATGCCATCCAACAAGTGTCAtcatatgccaagttcttgaaggacttgatcACTGTCAAGAGGAGGACAAATGTCTCGAAGAAGGTGTTTTTGACAGAGCAGGTAAGCTCAATTCTGCAATGTAGAGCTCCCATTAAGAATAAGGATCCTGAAAGTCCTACCATTTCTTGCATGATTGGGGACAACCGCATGGAGAAAGCCCTTTTGGATTTGGGAGCTAGTGTAAATTTTCTGCCTTATTCGGTATATCTGCAGTTGGGtttaggggaattgaaacccACATCAGTGAAACTGCAGTTGGCAGACTGA
- the LOC132181919 gene encoding disease resistance protein RUN1-like gives MAASAFPTSSSSSSHPNWTYDVFLSFRGSDTRKNFTDHLYFALIDAGIKTFKDDNELQRGEDITPELLSAIERSKISIIVFSENYAASRWCLDELVNIMECRKTVNQLVLPIFYYVKPLEVRNQVGSFAEAFLKHENRYLLDIDKVLRWRKALIEAANLFGWDLENTADGHEGQFIREIVEVVSRELNSTNLYVTLYPVGIDSRVQDITSLLRVGADDVRMVGIWGMAGIGKTTISKAIYNQFFHSFEGKSFLANISETFKQPNGQVRLQQQLLFDILKTVKIKVNNVDRGITMIQERLHSRRVLVILDDVDHLEQLKIIARSHDCHDWFGPGSRIIITTRDEQLLKVLEVDGVYAAKEMSENESLELLSWHAFRNSYPTKDFMELSRSVVAYSGGLPLALEVLGSFLFSRSMQDWEDTLEKLKRIPNDEIQTKLRISFDALSDSTQKDIFLDISCFFIGMHKDYVTQILNACGLFANIGISVLIQRCLLSVSVRNKLIMHDLLRDMGREIVREEYPKMPGKRSRLWLHEDAFNILANHEGTEAVEGLTLKFSTLREVNFSTRAFIRMRRLRLLQLDHVQLTGDYEHLSKELRWLRWHRFPQKFMPNNFYSRNLVAIDLRYSNLKQVWKNSEQLFEKLKFLNLSHSQYLTQTPNFARLPNLEKLILKDCTSLFEVHQSIGDLNNLVLVNLKDCRALKSMPRSFYRLKSLQTFILSGCSKFDNLSDELGEMGESLTTFLADNTAIRQVPWTIVQLKNLKHLSLCGCKGSLSKSLPSLFWSWISPWKSPKSLNLLPASLNGLNALTELCLGDCNLSGDAIPYDLGSLRSLQYLDLENNHFHCLPSSLGGLLKLENLLLNGCTKLRSISDLPPNLDFLNATNCTALERMPNMSNMSKMKFLSLSNCKKLEEIPGLNKLLVPFIDIQMLGCSNLTNTFKQSILQEWSLSKFDVHLGIWLPGNDIPNRFTYSDEGPIVCFEVPHIIDSNIEWFTVCIAFSVPPDKKAVIGYPYNRIKVVNNTKNRTEIFSTPVNNYRTLITCDEGDHLWQTNFPNGNFNLEAGDKVVVTASVGDGVVVKKIGVRLIHCRVIDEKMIYYASTFNKDAIVVTKNEDQVAVKSERGLGDDIAESSHGCFDHEREAKRLRCDDYSERIIEED, from the exons ATGGCTGCCAGTGCGTTTCCcacttcatcatcttcttcttcccatcCTAACTGGACCTACGACgttttcttgagttttagaggaaGTGATACACGCAAAAACTTTACTGACCACCTCTATTTTGCTCTAATAGATGCCGGAATCAAAACCTTCAAAGATGACAACGAGCTCCAAAGAGGAGAAGATATTACACCTGAACTGTTGTCAGCAATAGAAAGGTCCAAAATCTCTATCATTGTTTTCTCCGAAAACTACGCAGCTTCTAGGTGGTGCTTAGATGAACTTGTGAACATCATGGAGTGCCGAAAAACAGTAAACCAGCTAGTTCTACCTATCTTTTACTATGTTAAACCGTTGGAAGTGCGCAATCAGGTTGGTAGTTTTGCTGAAGCATTTTTGAAACATGAAAATCGTTACTTGTTGGACATAGACAAGGTACTGAGGTGGAGGAAAGCTCTGATTGAGGCTGCTAATTTGTTTGGGTGGGATCTAGAAAACACTGCAGACGG GCATGAAGGCCAGTTCATTAGGGAAATTGTTGAAGTGGTTTCAAGGGAACTCAACAGCACAAACTTATATGTCACACTCTACCCAGTTGGAATAGATTCTCGTGTGCAAGACATCACTTCATTGCTAAGGGTTGGAGCCGATGATGTCCGTATGGTAGGAATTTGGGGAATGGCCGGAATAGGGAAAACAACCATTTCTAAAGCCATATATAACCAATTTTTCCATAGTTTTGAAGGTAaaagttttcttgcaaataTTAGTGAAACTTTTAAGCAACCTAATGGTCAGGTTCGATTACAACAGCAACTTCTTTTTGATATCTTGAAGACAGTCAAGATAAAGGTGAATAATGTTGATAGGGGAATTACTATGATCCAAGAAAGACTTCATAGTAGAAGAGTACTTGTTATACTTGATGATGTAGACCACTTGGAGCAACTCAAAATTATTGCTAGAAGTCATGATTG TCATGATTGGTTTGGCCCAGGAAGTAGAATTATTATAACAACTAGAGATGAGCAATTGCTAAAGGTGCTTGAAGTGGACGGAGTATATGCAGCCAAAGAAATGAGTGAAAATGAATCTCTTGAGCTCTTGAGTTGGCATGCCTTTAGGAATAGTTATCCCACCAAAGATTTTATGGAATTGTCAAGAAGTGTCGTTGCTTATTCTGGAGGATTACCACTAGCTCTTGAAGTTTTGGGTTCTTTTCTATTCTCTAGGAGCATGCAGGATTGGGAAGACACATTGGAGAAATTGAAAAGGATCCCTAATGatgaaattcaaacaaaacTTAGAATAAGCTTTGATGCACTAAGTGATAGTACTCAAAAGGATATATTTCTTGATATATCATGTTTCTTTATTGGAATGCACAAAGACTATGTTACACAAATCTTGAATGCCTGTGGTCTTTTTGCAAATATTGGAATTAGTGTCCTCATTCAGCGGTGTCTTCTTTCAGTTAGTGTGAGAAATAAGCTCATAATGCATGATTTGCTTCGAGACATGGGGAGAGAAATTGTTCGTGAAGAATACCCCAAAATGCCAGGAAAGCGTAGTAGATTATGGTTGCATGAGGATGCATTTAATATATTGGCGAACCATGAG GGAACCGAAGCAGTTGAGGGActtactttaaaattttcaacaCTAAGGGAGGTAAATTTCAGTACAAGAGCATTTATAAGGATGAGGAGATTGAGATTGCTTCAACTTGATCATGTACAACTCACTGGGGACTATGAACATCTTTCCAAAGAGTTAAGGTGGCTCCGTTGGCACAGATTCCCTCAGAAGTTTATGCCAAACAACTTTTATTCAAGAAACCTCGTTGCGATTGACTTGCGATATagcaatctcaaacaagtttGGAAAAATTCCGAG CAACTGTTCGAGAAGTTGAAATTCCTAAATCTCAGTCATTCTCAGTACCTGACTCAGACACCTAACTTTGCAAGACTCCCTAATCTCGAGAAATTAATACTTAAAGATTGTACGAGTTTGTTTGAGGTTCACCAATCCATTGGAGATCTTAATAATCTCGTTTTGGTAAATTTGAAAGATTGCAGAGCTCTTAAAAGTATGCCAAGGAGTTTCTATAGGTTGAAGTCTCTACAAACTTTCATTCTTTCTGGTTGTTCTAAATTTGACAATTTGTCTGATGAGTTGGGGGAGATGGGCGAATCCTTGACAACTTTTCTTGCAGATAACACTGCTATAAGACAAGTGCCATGGACCATAGTACAACTAAAGAACCTCAAACACTTGTCTTTGTGTGGGTGTAAAGGATCATTATCTAAGTCACTCCCTTCACTATTTTGGTCTTGGATATCCCCATGGAAAAGTCCTAAGTCACTCAATCTGCTACCTGCTTCACTAAATGGCTTGAACGCACTAACTGAATTATGTCTCGGTGATTGCAATTTATCAGGTGATGCAATTCCTTATGATCTTGGGAGTTTACGTTCCCTCCAATATTTAGATCTAGAAAACAATCATTTTCATTGCCTACCATCGAGCCTTGGTGGTCTTTTGAAGCTCGAAAATCTCTTGTTGAATGGTTGCACAAAGCTTCGATCAATTTCAGATTTACCACCAAATTTGGATTTTCTGAATGCGACAAACTGCACGGCGTTAGAAAGAATGCCAAATATGTCAAATATGtcaaaaatgaaatttctgtCTCTTTCTAATTGCAAGAAATTGGAGGAGATTCCAGGCTTGAATAAGTTGTTGGTGCCCTTTATAGACATCCAGATGTTAGGGTGCAGCAATTTAACAAATACTTTTAAACAAAGCATCCTACAG GAATGGTCTCTGAGTAAATTTGATGTTCATTTGGGCATTTGGCTTCCTGGCAATGATATTCCTAATCGGTTTACATATTCGGATGAGGGACCAATCGTATGTTTTGAAGTGCCTCACATTATTGATAGTAATATCGAATGGTTCACTGTATGCATTGCTTTTTCAGTACCTCCTGACAAGAAAGCAGTTATTGGTTATCCATACAATAGAATTAAAGTAGTAAATAATACAAAGAATAGGACTGAGATTTTTTCTACACCAGTAAACAATTATCGAACATTAATCACCTGTGATGAAGGAGATCACCTTTGGCAAACCAATTTTCCTAACGGTAACTTCAACTTGGAGGCCGGTGACAAAGTAGTGGTTACTGCATCTGTTGGGGATGGAGTCGTTGTTAAGAAGATAGGGGTTCGCCTAATACACTGCAGGGTTATTGatgaaaaaatgatttattatgCCTCTACATTCAATAAGGATGCCATTGTTGTCACTAAAAATGAAGATCAGGTTGCGGTCAAGTCTGAAAGAGGCCTTGGTGATGATATAGCAGAATCGAGCCATGGTTGCTTTGATCATGAACGAGAGGCTAAAAGATTGAGGTGTGATGATTATTCTGAAAGGATTATAGAAGAAGATTGA